In the genome of Coraliomargarita sinensis, one region contains:
- a CDS encoding sensor histidine kinase: MSTSAQFRWFYAPPVSLGNTIHFYWKRVVLCAFALFPGLLSAFSIFPSLTAPIREEMEAVQIELIDLPVFPVNVSPWTLGFSSAQHQEPELPFVIEITFPEPAVVDLVALMPSSFKDQRNEIQSWGFPLRFMIERLLPDGQAEIIADHRESDYPVPGVDPQFFPCPEPVTTTGLRITITEPGKNTTWWRSNSIVAFSELYAFAGARNAALNSEVKATSSNEFSFSWSTKCLTDGFTLFSPLFHNLEDPKNNIDGFGLKKLTLDFDLGQVYRVDEFRLWPVVHAIQHNFPPTTAMGFPRAIRVKAAISADFSGAEVIYENMNLNYRPGAGPFMRRTRPTDAQYVRFELSEGVRDFMRDQSRGVPRIALSEVEVFSAGDIISRGIPLRAEGLRRGDRQRVSSLTDGRSNEGQILPLRQWLTQFKQRVQLEDRLQSLRGELNAAQLQEAQRFRTVVLVAIGLILILLQLVWLVRVASRRRAARMRERIACDLHDEIGANVSSMAHTTELLAESIREPSSAQTRLLGNLQESAQLTYQETKNFIRFIEAENHSSDIAEQFTRVADQILGTIPHIFSLENTRSFNALDPATKWNLLLFYKEALNNIIKHAEATAVTIKTRREDRVQILEVIDNGRGFSQDEQSCRRLEERATMLRGELKIDSQAKRGTQVTLKFKNC, from the coding sequence TTGTCTACATCAGCGCAGTTCAGGTGGTTTTATGCGCCACCAGTATCCCTCGGAAACACCATCCATTTTTACTGGAAACGGGTTGTGCTTTGTGCCTTTGCCCTCTTCCCGGGTTTGTTAAGTGCATTTTCGATCTTTCCCTCGCTGACCGCTCCGATCCGGGAAGAGATGGAGGCGGTTCAGATTGAGCTGATCGATTTGCCGGTTTTTCCCGTCAACGTGAGTCCATGGACTCTCGGCTTTAGCTCGGCACAGCATCAAGAGCCGGAGTTGCCGTTTGTAATCGAAATCACATTTCCGGAGCCGGCAGTGGTCGATCTCGTCGCACTGATGCCATCCTCCTTTAAAGATCAGCGGAATGAGATCCAGTCCTGGGGATTTCCGTTGCGCTTTATGATCGAGCGCTTGCTGCCGGACGGGCAAGCCGAGATTATCGCCGATCATCGTGAAAGCGATTACCCGGTGCCGGGAGTCGACCCGCAGTTCTTTCCCTGTCCTGAACCGGTAACGACGACCGGCTTGCGCATTACCATCACCGAGCCGGGGAAAAATACCACCTGGTGGCGTTCCAACTCCATCGTCGCCTTCAGCGAGCTCTATGCCTTCGCCGGTGCCCGGAATGCGGCACTCAACTCGGAGGTGAAGGCAACGTCTTCCAACGAGTTCAGCTTTAGCTGGTCCACGAAGTGCCTGACCGATGGTTTTACCCTTTTCTCTCCACTGTTCCACAATTTGGAAGATCCGAAAAATAATATCGATGGGTTCGGTCTGAAAAAGCTGACATTGGATTTCGACTTGGGGCAGGTTTACAGAGTCGATGAATTCCGCCTCTGGCCCGTGGTGCATGCGATCCAGCATAACTTCCCGCCGACGACGGCCATGGGCTTTCCTCGGGCCATCCGCGTGAAGGCTGCAATTTCGGCAGATTTTTCAGGCGCGGAGGTGATTTACGAGAATATGAATTTGAATTATCGGCCCGGGGCGGGGCCATTCATGCGCCGCACCCGGCCCACCGATGCCCAATATGTTCGGTTTGAACTAAGTGAAGGCGTTCGAGATTTTATGCGGGATCAGTCGCGCGGAGTCCCCCGCATTGCCCTCAGCGAAGTGGAGGTCTTCAGTGCGGGTGACATTATTTCAAGGGGTATCCCGCTTCGCGCGGAGGGTCTCCGTCGTGGGGATCGACAAAGAGTGTCGAGCCTGACCGACGGCCGCAGCAATGAGGGCCAGATTCTTCCCCTCCGGCAATGGCTCACACAGTTCAAGCAAAGAGTGCAGTTGGAAGACAGGTTGCAATCTCTGCGTGGGGAGTTGAACGCAGCGCAGCTTCAAGAAGCGCAGCGCTTCAGGACGGTGGTTCTGGTGGCGATCGGTTTGATCCTGATTCTCCTTCAGCTCGTCTGGTTGGTCCGTGTCGCATCACGACGCAGGGCGGCGCGCATGCGGGAGCGGATCGCCTGCGACCTGCACGACGAGATCGGAGCCAATGTCAGCAGCATGGCGCACACGACGGAGTTGCTGGCGGAGAGTATCCGGGAGCCCAGTTCGGCTCAGACCCGCCTGCTGGGAAACTTGCAAGAAAGCGCCCAACTGACCTATCAGGAGACCAAGAACTTCATCCGATTTATCGAAGCTGAAAACCACTCGAGCGACATTGCCGAGCAATTTACGCGGGTAGCCGATCAGATTCTTGGCACGATACCACATATCTTCTCATTGGAGAACACACGCAGTTTCAATGCCCTCGATCCGGCGACCAAGTGGAACCTGCTTCTTTTCTACAAGGAAGCGCTCAACAACATTATCAAGCATGCAGAAGCCACGGCAGTAACGATCAAAACGCGCCGTGAGGACCGGGTGCAAATTCTTGAGGTGATTGACAACGGTCGCGGGTTTTCCCAAGACGAGCAGAGTTGCCGACGCCTTGAAGAACGGGCGACCATGTTGAGGGGAGAGCTGAAAATTGACAGTCAAGCCAAGCGAGGCACACAGGTTACACTCAAGTTCAAAAATTGCTAA
- a CDS encoding PEP-CTERM sorting domain-containing protein (PEP-CTERM proteins occur, often in large numbers, in the proteomes of bacteria that also encode an exosortase, a predicted intramembrane cysteine proteinase. The presence of a PEP-CTERM domain at a protein's C-terminus predicts cleavage within the sorting domain, followed by covalent anchoring to some some component of the (usually Gram-negative) cell surface. Many PEP-CTERM proteins exhibit an unusual sequence composition that includes large numbers of potential glycosylation sites. Expression of one such protein has been shown restore the ability of a bacterium to form floc, a type of biofilm.) — MLLTFVSPLAAIQIANYDTLTNDRFANDNSFVADQFDLSGVGFNGTGSGGAGWVTMISENVYITANHADPAVGSTVTFYASNDPNGTSVNRTISSNRQQIQGTDILVGTLDSALPSGFTFYDFATEDIVNNGDLQNSPYNGANAYILGRSPTGWPTSQNMAVGRNVLDGFQSSVTAPGGTGSAFEATDDGASGVTYEAMLQGGDSGAPLFVENSQGGLTIVGINWYIRNSSTILGATYVGNYDDQDTNGNDGIQTFIDANPVPEPSTVAFLLTVASGVLALRRKV; from the coding sequence TTGTTGCTGACGTTCGTCTCGCCGCTCGCTGCGATTCAGATTGCGAACTACGACACCTTGACGAATGACCGTTTCGCCAATGACAACAGTTTTGTCGCGGACCAGTTTGACCTTTCCGGTGTTGGCTTCAACGGGACAGGTTCGGGTGGTGCCGGTTGGGTGACGATGATAAGCGAAAATGTCTACATCACTGCAAACCACGCCGATCCAGCTGTAGGATCCACTGTTACCTTTTACGCAAGTAACGATCCGAACGGAACGAGTGTGAATCGGACGATCAGTTCTAACCGACAGCAAATCCAGGGCACGGATATTCTGGTTGGTACCTTGGATAGTGCGCTTCCTTCGGGGTTTACTTTTTACGATTTCGCAACGGAGGACATTGTAAACAACGGTGACCTGCAAAACTCCCCATACAACGGGGCAAACGCCTATATCCTGGGCCGCTCGCCAACCGGTTGGCCGACGAGTCAGAATATGGCGGTCGGTCGCAACGTTCTGGACGGTTTTCAATCGAGTGTTACGGCCCCCGGGGGCACAGGCAGCGCCTTCGAGGCTACAGATGACGGGGCTTCGGGTGTAACTTACGAGGCCATGCTCCAAGGCGGCGATTCGGGAGCTCCCTTGTTTGTCGAAAATTCGCAGGGAGGACTCACTATCGTCGGGATAAATTGGTACATCAGAAATAGTTCGACCATCTTAGGTGCAACTTATGTCGGCAATTACGACGACCAAGATACGAACGGCAATGATGGGATACAAACTTTCATCGACGCCAACCCCGTGCCCGAGCCGAGCACTGTCGCCTTCCTGTTGACTGTGGCCAGCGGAGTTCTCGCCCTGCGTCGCAAAGTCTGA
- a CDS encoding LamG-like jellyroll fold domain-containing protein, producing the protein MEKIPLLLAATSFALMLAPAKAALVAHYEFEETSGTTLVDSATNSYDGTVVGNGDLNVSGIIGSAYEPGGNGSYGRVTDGVSNFSIGGNKARTLSFWFKTPSFGGTADQHRMLGLGSSGTATAFNIVAESGTNAGGSNRIGLRYGNGNVYFNADNSGTPFATGTWYHVAVVYDGTTLDLEPIGSSSDSTGLTVYVNGTEVDTAGGNLNNATQALNTSTTDFGFGANADGSQSSYPGLLDEVRIYNSALSASEVATLASEAGSLPQIQSFTASETLVEEGSVVMLSWSASNYDTLVIQPGNIDAAALSTDGSGSTEITVNETTTYTLTASGDKTDLSQSVEIVILGDDLQLLDKVGRSLWTEWYRPVDQPVFSTTDGNNHDPIIFYEPSGSTYKYYLIISHEPSNTFLWGTNTFSWSSDDWTLIEGNYQINGQYEYDDGVKVGDTYYVYENGSVLTYTGDLLNSSGNWTVAGSFPKSEADDIGVYYEDGLFHIFGEHGNFPYGPDGTSLAHYTSTTGIGDWTLVDNKAVDPNPDGGDTYGVGDATIAKIDGIYYLFCDREQQGVPYRVTAWRSTDIDEPFKYLGVALAPRSDETDDWDNHRIQDAEIQYIPELKRFIMVCNMRDLDGDPGPGNTRVVGTFYSKFTDGGFDAFMQGFSRLSGNDVLMSADPDGDGSPNAEEYAAGTLPDNPGSSPAMELMFLEDGELSYPTITFDRITADPQTIRMGLVSNQGSLNVGTFQSADGSESTSEASDIGAFYEKVTFRSNTAVSSSDSQFLRIETTITTSP; encoded by the coding sequence ATGGAAAAGATCCCGCTCTTACTTGCCGCGACATCATTCGCCCTCATGCTGGCGCCCGCGAAAGCGGCCTTGGTGGCCCACTACGAGTTTGAGGAAACCAGCGGCACCACACTCGTCGATTCGGCAACCAACAGCTATGACGGCACAGTCGTCGGCAACGGCGATCTCAATGTGTCCGGCATCATCGGCTCCGCCTACGAGCCCGGCGGAAACGGCAGCTACGGACGTGTCACCGACGGCGTGAGCAACTTCAGCATCGGTGGCAACAAGGCCCGAACACTCTCCTTCTGGTTCAAAACTCCAAGCTTTGGCGGCACTGCCGACCAACACCGTATGCTCGGCCTCGGTAGTTCAGGAACGGCGACTGCATTCAACATCGTCGCCGAGAGCGGCACCAATGCCGGTGGCTCCAACCGAATCGGTCTACGCTATGGCAACGGCAACGTTTACTTCAACGCAGACAATAGCGGCACTCCTTTCGCCACCGGCACCTGGTATCACGTGGCCGTGGTCTATGACGGGACCACCCTCGACCTGGAGCCCATAGGCTCGAGCTCCGACAGCACCGGACTAACTGTTTATGTTAACGGCACTGAAGTCGACACCGCAGGTGGCAACTTGAATAACGCGACTCAAGCACTGAACACCTCGACCACCGATTTCGGCTTTGGAGCCAATGCTGACGGCAGCCAAAGTTCATACCCGGGCTTGCTCGATGAGGTTCGCATTTATAACTCTGCACTGAGTGCTTCCGAAGTCGCGACTCTGGCCTCCGAAGCAGGAAGCCTCCCGCAGATTCAATCCTTTACGGCAAGCGAAACCCTGGTCGAAGAAGGCTCGGTTGTCATGCTCTCCTGGTCCGCCTCCAACTATGACACACTGGTCATCCAGCCCGGCAATATCGATGCCGCCGCCTTGAGCACGGACGGCAGCGGATCGACGGAGATTACGGTCAACGAAACGACAACTTACACCCTAACCGCTAGCGGCGACAAAACGGATCTGAGCCAAAGTGTCGAAATCGTCATCTTGGGCGACGATCTTCAACTTTTAGACAAGGTGGGCCGCTCACTCTGGACGGAATGGTATCGACCGGTGGATCAGCCCGTCTTCTCCACCACAGACGGGAATAATCACGATCCGATCATCTTCTACGAGCCAAGTGGCTCCACTTACAAATACTACCTGATCATCAGCCACGAGCCCTCGAATACCTTTCTCTGGGGGACCAATACTTTTTCCTGGAGTAGCGATGACTGGACCTTGATTGAAGGCAACTATCAGATCAACGGGCAATACGAGTACGACGACGGTGTTAAAGTCGGCGACACCTACTACGTCTATGAAAACGGAAGTGTTCTGACTTACACCGGCGACCTCCTGAATTCGAGCGGCAACTGGACGGTGGCCGGCAGCTTCCCAAAGTCTGAAGCGGATGATATTGGTGTTTACTACGAAGATGGCCTTTTTCATATCTTCGGCGAGCATGGCAATTTCCCTTACGGCCCCGACGGCACCAGCCTGGCGCACTATACCTCAACGACCGGTATCGGAGACTGGACCCTCGTCGACAACAAGGCGGTCGATCCGAATCCCGACGGAGGGGATACCTACGGGGTCGGCGACGCGACCATCGCCAAGATCGACGGAATTTATTATCTCTTCTGTGATCGTGAGCAACAGGGGGTTCCTTATCGCGTCACGGCATGGCGCAGCACGGACATCGACGAACCCTTCAAATATCTCGGCGTGGCCCTGGCACCGCGCTCCGACGAAACGGATGACTGGGACAACCACCGCATCCAGGACGCCGAGATTCAATACATCCCCGAGCTGAAGCGATTTATCATGGTCTGCAACATGAGAGACCTTGACGGAGATCCCGGCCCGGGGAACACGCGCGTCGTCGGCACCTTCTACTCCAAATTCACCGATGGCGGCTTCGATGCTTTCATGCAGGGCTTCAGCAGGCTATCGGGTAATGACGTGCTCATGAGCGCCGACCCTGACGGCGACGGCTCACCCAACGCCGAGGAATACGCCGCCGGCACCTTACCGGATAATCCAGGCAGCAGTCCGGCCATGGAACTTATGTTCTTGGAAGATGGGGAGCTGTCTTATCCAACAATTACCTTTGATCGGATCACCGCCGATCCGCAAACCATTCGTATGGGGTTGGTCAGCAACCAAGGCAGTCTCAATGTCGGCACCTTCCAATCAGCGGACGGCTCGGAAAGCACGTCCGAAGCCAGCGACATCGGCGCTTTCTACGAAAAGGTCACTTTCCGTTCCAACACAGCCGTCAGTTCGTCCGACTCGCAATTTCTACGTATCGAGACGACCATTACGACGAGTCCTTGA
- the hemF gene encoding oxygen-dependent coproporphyrinogen oxidase has protein sequence MQTAKPENVRAYLLDLQDRICASLEAEDGREHFQEETWQREEGGGGRSRVMEGGAVFEKAGINFSDVRGAQLPASATAARPQLAGGSFRAMGVSLVCHPENPHVPTTHMNVRFFHAEPKEGEPVWWFGGGFDLTPYYGRREDAIHWHRTAKAACDPFGEEIYPQFKQQCDDYFFLAHRNEPRGIGGIFFDDYNDGGFENAFALMQSVGDHFIPAYQPIVSRRKGDQYSEPERKFQLYRRGRYVEFNLVYDRGTLFGLQSKGRTESILMSLPPLVRWDYDWHPEPGSPEAELYDVYLKPSDWASKVVG, from the coding sequence ATGCAAACCGCAAAGCCAGAAAATGTCCGTGCCTATCTGCTCGATCTACAGGATCGAATTTGCGCTTCGCTTGAAGCTGAGGACGGCCGGGAGCACTTCCAGGAAGAGACCTGGCAGCGGGAGGAAGGAGGCGGTGGCCGCTCCCGCGTCATGGAAGGGGGAGCCGTCTTTGAGAAAGCCGGGATTAATTTCTCCGACGTTCGGGGAGCCCAACTCCCAGCCTCCGCCACAGCGGCACGCCCCCAACTGGCCGGAGGCAGCTTTCGCGCCATGGGTGTCTCATTGGTTTGCCATCCGGAGAATCCGCACGTGCCCACCACGCACATGAACGTGCGCTTTTTCCACGCCGAGCCGAAAGAAGGCGAGCCCGTCTGGTGGTTCGGCGGCGGCTTTGACCTGACTCCCTACTACGGCCGCCGCGAGGATGCCATTCATTGGCACCGGACCGCCAAAGCCGCCTGCGACCCCTTTGGCGAAGAAATCTACCCCCAATTCAAACAGCAGTGCGACGACTATTTCTTTCTGGCTCATCGTAACGAACCGCGCGGCATCGGCGGCATTTTTTTTGATGACTACAATGACGGCGGTTTTGAGAATGCCTTTGCCCTGATGCAATCGGTGGGGGACCATTTCATTCCGGCTTACCAACCCATTGTTTCCCGCCGCAAGGGTGACCAGTACAGCGAGCCCGAGCGAAAATTCCAGCTTTACCGCCGCGGGCGCTATGTGGAGTTCAATCTGGTTTACGACCGCGGCACCCTATTCGGCCTCCAGTCGAAGGGCCGCACCGAATCGATCCTCATGTCACTCCCACCCCTCGTCCGCTGGGACTATGATTGGCACCCCGAACCGGGCAGCCCGGAAGCCGAACTTTACGACGTTTATCTAAAACCCAGCGACTGGGCAAGCAAGGTTGTTGGTTGA
- the hemE gene encoding uroporphyrinogen decarboxylase, whose protein sequence is MTPRERFLAAVHQEPVDRPPIWLMRQAGRYLPEYRELKKKHDFLTMVRTPELATEVTLQPLKRFPLDAAIIFSDILVIPEALGQGYHFRDKGGIGMDYLLDSPEKIESLDSTNMGEKLGYVGDALRLTRSKLGEDTALLGFCGSPWTLACYMLEGGSAKDFTAIKQLALGQPDQFEALMRKLSAAIIEYLHMQIDAGVDAVQIFDSWGAICPDNHYESWSLRWIHHIVHELKGRAPVILYAKGMGHKSADLMHTGAKVISLDWTINLRRARQTIGHGAAVQGNLDPVILTTTPEITRREARRVLEDAGRMPGYIFNLGHGMIPTAKIECVEALMETVTGRANA, encoded by the coding sequence ATGACTCCCCGCGAACGATTTCTTGCCGCCGTCCATCAGGAACCGGTAGACCGCCCGCCTATCTGGCTGATGCGCCAGGCCGGGCGCTATCTGCCGGAATACCGCGAGCTGAAAAAAAAGCACGATTTCCTCACCATGGTGCGGACACCGGAACTGGCCACCGAGGTCACACTTCAACCGCTCAAGCGCTTCCCCCTGGATGCCGCCATTATCTTTTCCGACATCCTAGTCATCCCGGAAGCACTGGGGCAAGGCTATCACTTCCGGGATAAAGGCGGTATCGGAATGGACTATCTTCTGGATAGCCCCGAAAAAATCGAGAGCCTCGATTCGACCAACATGGGGGAAAAGCTCGGATACGTGGGCGATGCCCTCCGCTTGACCCGTTCCAAGCTGGGCGAAGACACCGCCTTACTCGGCTTTTGCGGCTCCCCCTGGACCCTCGCCTGCTACATGCTTGAAGGCGGCTCGGCGAAGGACTTCACCGCGATCAAACAGCTCGCGCTCGGCCAGCCCGATCAATTCGAAGCTCTCATGCGAAAGCTGAGCGCTGCCATCATCGAGTACCTCCACATGCAAATCGACGCCGGGGTGGATGCCGTGCAGATCTTCGACTCCTGGGGCGCCATTTGCCCGGACAACCACTATGAATCCTGGTCGCTGCGCTGGATCCACCATATCGTTCACGAACTCAAAGGACGGGCCCCCGTCATCCTCTATGCCAAGGGCATGGGCCACAAATCCGCCGACCTCATGCATACCGGGGCAAAGGTCATCAGCCTCGACTGGACGATCAACCTCCGTCGTGCGCGGCAAACCATCGGCCACGGTGCTGCCGTTCAAGGCAATCTCGACCCGGTCATTCTCACCACCACTCCCGAAATCACCCGCCGCGAAGCGCGACGCGTGCTCGAGGATGCCGGCCGCATGCCCGGTTACATCTTTAATCTGGGGCACGGCATGATCCCGACCGCAAAAATCGAATGCGTGGAGGCACTGATGGAAACTGTGACCGGCCGGGCAAACGCCTAG
- a CDS encoding PEP-CTERM sorting domain-containing protein (PEP-CTERM proteins occur, often in large numbers, in the proteomes of bacteria that also encode an exosortase, a predicted intramembrane cysteine proteinase. The presence of a PEP-CTERM domain at a protein's C-terminus predicts cleavage within the sorting domain, followed by covalent anchoring to some some component of the (usually Gram-negative) cell surface. Many PEP-CTERM proteins exhibit an unusual sequence composition that includes large numbers of potential glycosylation sites. Expression of one such protein has been shown restore the ability of a bacterium to form floc, a type of biofilm.): MMINTKRRISIFVLAATLATGVNAVTLVWDGGTGNFTDSNWDDGTSLQTHPSYGSGSFDTVINTGTVNGFTNSNTADFTSDDTLTISGGAVVEGDFLRVNNTSNTENVITFESGTINLSSFNAFRSGFGGFLGHLNFTGAADSATVTQFDLTGTTNQKMANKIGADGGVGSFFAIDGTMVASGVSYDGTNLTEVNSGLASNAVNGRYFEITESGGAQTLHLRAIPEPSALSFFALALGGTLLIRRRR, encoded by the coding sequence ATGATGATTAATACCAAACGTCGCATATCTATATTTGTTCTCGCCGCAACTTTGGCCACCGGCGTTAATGCAGTTACGCTTGTATGGGATGGCGGCACTGGGAACTTCACTGATAGCAACTGGGACGACGGCACTTCCCTGCAGACTCATCCAAGTTATGGCAGCGGTTCTTTCGACACAGTTATTAATACCGGCACTGTTAATGGCTTTACCAATAGCAACACGGCAGACTTTACCAGTGATGATACTCTTACCATTAGCGGCGGAGCCGTTGTTGAAGGCGACTTTCTAAGGGTTAATAACACCAGTAACACAGAAAACGTGATCACGTTTGAGTCAGGAACCATCAACCTGTCATCTTTCAATGCCTTTCGGTCAGGCTTTGGAGGCTTCCTCGGCCACCTGAATTTCACGGGCGCTGCTGATTCGGCTACGGTGACACAGTTTGACCTTACCGGTACAACCAACCAAAAAATGGCAAACAAGATCGGTGCTGACGGTGGCGTCGGTAGTTTCTTTGCCATTGATGGCACCATGGTCGCATCTGGAGTGAGTTACGACGGGACAAACCTGACAGAAGTAAACTCAGGACTTGCCTCTAATGCCGTCAACGGCCGCTATTTTGAGATAACTGAGTCCGGCGGAGCGCAGACACTACACCTGCGGGCCATCCCCGAGCCGAGTGCGCTCTCATTCTTTGCGCTGGCACTAGGCGGCACACTGCTAATTCGCCGCCGCCGATAG
- a CDS encoding NAD-dependent epimerase/dehydratase family protein, with protein MTSKDTEKSDFPESVMIFGCGYVGTALAAVLIQRGVRVGALTRNPERADELRALGVSEVIVADLDSQDWKNQLRESYAAVVNCVSSAGGGLDGYHKSYVEGQRRILEWAKTQKIRSYLYTSSTSVYAQDGGVVVDEDTETSGAPATGQVLIESEHLIETHAELFGAWYVFRLAGIYGPARHFLLNQLKERRGTIPGRGDYHMNMIHRDDIVSAVLVALAVRAPSGVYNIADDEAAPKETVLTFLADRLGLPVPEFDPNDIPPRLKRRGGRMPDRIVSNRKARAQLGWEPKYRSYREGYAALLKS; from the coding sequence ATGACATCAAAAGACACAGAAAAAAGCGACTTCCCCGAATCAGTTATGATCTTTGGCTGCGGCTATGTCGGGACTGCTCTGGCGGCGGTCTTGATCCAGCGAGGGGTTCGGGTGGGCGCACTCACCCGCAATCCGGAGCGTGCGGATGAGCTTCGGGCGCTGGGCGTCTCCGAAGTCATTGTGGCCGACTTGGACTCTCAGGATTGGAAAAACCAACTGCGGGAAAGTTATGCCGCGGTGGTCAATTGTGTCAGCTCCGCAGGTGGCGGGTTGGACGGGTACCATAAGTCCTACGTGGAGGGTCAGCGGCGCATTCTCGAATGGGCGAAAACCCAAAAGATACGTAGCTACCTCTACACCAGCAGCACCTCCGTCTATGCACAGGATGGCGGCGTGGTCGTGGACGAAGATACGGAGACTTCCGGCGCCCCTGCCACCGGACAAGTGCTGATCGAATCCGAGCATTTGATTGAAACGCATGCCGAGTTATTCGGCGCCTGGTATGTCTTTCGCCTGGCTGGTATCTACGGGCCCGCGCGACACTTTCTGCTCAATCAGTTAAAAGAGCGACGCGGCACGATTCCTGGCCGGGGCGATTATCATATGAATATGATTCACCGCGACGATATCGTGAGCGCAGTCCTGGTGGCACTGGCGGTCAGGGCCCCCTCCGGCGTCTATAATATCGCCGATGACGAGGCTGCGCCCAAAGAGACGGTGCTGACCTTCCTGGCGGACCGGCTTGGATTGCCGGTCCCGGAATTCGATCCCAACGATATTCCGCCACGGTTGAAGCGGCGGGGCGGACGTATGCCGGATCGAATCGTTTCCAACCGAAAAGCCAGAGCTCAACTGGGTTGGGAGCCGAAATACAGGTCCTACCGCGAGGGCTACGCGGCGCTCCTGAAGAGCTGA
- a CDS encoding response regulator: MNQEIRIVLVEDNKAYTKSLLEIIGLSGDMVCVETYATTGSCESAYSADAPPEADVILLDLKIPQKGGLSLVPMLRERAPDSAIVVLTSNDDYRTVLEAIKLGVVGYVLKDTSVADLRRIIREVNDGGSVIDPQLSRHVLAAFREDEGLESGLLSDREREVLELMAEGLVKKEVAEKLGISYSAVALYTSNIYEKLQVPNVAAAVATAIRKGII; encoded by the coding sequence ATGAATCAGGAAATACGCATTGTCCTCGTCGAGGATAACAAAGCCTACACGAAGTCGCTCTTGGAAATCATCGGCTTGAGTGGAGACATGGTATGTGTCGAGACCTACGCGACGACTGGCTCGTGTGAAAGTGCCTACAGCGCGGATGCGCCACCAGAGGCTGATGTTATTCTGCTCGATTTGAAAATCCCGCAAAAGGGCGGACTATCGCTGGTTCCTATGCTACGGGAACGTGCTCCAGATTCAGCTATCGTCGTGCTGACGAGTAATGACGACTATCGCACGGTCCTGGAAGCGATCAAATTAGGCGTGGTCGGCTACGTCCTGAAGGATACCTCGGTGGCTGATTTGAGGCGCATCATTCGCGAGGTCAATGATGGCGGGAGCGTGATCGATCCGCAGCTCTCGCGCCACGTCTTGGCTGCCTTTCGTGAGGACGAAGGGCTGGAGTCAGGACTTTTGAGTGACCGGGAGCGTGAAGTGCTTGAGCTCATGGCCGAGGGCCTGGTCAAAAAGGAGGTGGCGGAGAAGCTAGGCATCAGTTACAGCGCGGTCGCGCTCTACACCTCGAACATCTACGAAAAGTTGCAGGTGCCTAACGTCGCGGCGGCAGTCGCGACGGCGATTCGTAAAGGGATAATCTAA